In Deltaproteobacteria bacterium, the genomic stretch CCATTGATCTGCCAATCATTTCCGACAACCTCGGGAATCCCGACGGTAGTAATGGTGAGTCCGTTCATGAGCCAAAGGGCGACGGCCCCGCCGGTGTGTCGCCAGAAGATATCGGCCCTCCCGTCGCCGTTAAAGTCACCGACGCCATTAATCTGCCAATCATTTCCGATCACCGCCGGAACGCCGACGGCGGTGATGGTGAGTCCGTTCATAAGCCAAATGGCAACAGCCCCGGCGGTGTGTCGCCAGAGGATGTCGGCCCTCCCGTCGCCGTTAAGATCACCGACGCCATTAATCTGCCAATCATTTCCGATCACCGCCGGAACGCCGACGGCTGCGACAGTGAGCCCGTTCATGAGCCAAATGGCAACGGCTCCGGCGGTGTGTCGCCAGAGGATGTCGGCCCTCCCGTCGCCGTTAAGATCACCGATGCCATTGATCTGCCAATCATTTCCGACAACGGCCGGAATGCCGACGGCAGTGATGGTGAGCCCGTCCATGAGCCAAAAGGCAACGGCCCCGCCGGTGTGTCGCCACAAAATGTCCGCCTTGCCATCACCGTCAAAATCCTTTGTTGCCGGGACAGTGATTTGATAGATATCCCCGGCAACGTAATCCGTTAAATAGAGTTCGCCGGCTTCGTCTTCGCCAAAACTGCTTATGGTGAATGGAGCGGTGAATAGTAAGCTGTTTTCCCAGACTGGACCACTAAGTCTTAATCCCCAGATCCTTCCTGTACAGAAGTCTCCATAAAAGTAGATCCCCTGCATCCGGGGATGAAGATTTCCGCGGTAAACAAATCCACCGATGACAGAACATCCTTGTCCGTGGTCATATTCAACCACCGGTAAGGATAGACCCGCCTGGTTACAAGAGGAAGTCTGGAGACAGGGAGGAGAACAGCCGGAGAGATCAAAAGAGAAATGAAACCCTTCCATGACATTCCAGCCATAATTTTCTCCTCCGGCACTCGTGAATGGCTGGAAATCGATCTCCTCAAAGGCATTCTGGCCCACATCGCCAATGAAAAGATTACCCGTCAGGCGATCAAAAGAAAAACGAAAAGGATTGCGCAGGCCCAACGCCCATATTTCAGGGAGGAACCCGGGGGTATTAACAAAGGGATTTGTTGAAGGTACGGCATAGGGGGCTATCCCGGCTTCCACATCGATCCGGAGCATCTTTCCAAGAAGGGTTCCAGGAGTTTGTCCATTATTAAAAGGGTCACACCCGGACCCGCCGTCGCCCATACCGATATAAAGAAACCCATCGACGGGACTGAAGGCCAATTGTCCGCCGTTATGATTTGCGAAGGGTTGAGGGATGGTCAGAATGACTTCTTCAATGGCCGGATTTGCAAGGTTGGGATTGGCAGTAACGAAATAGCGAGCCACCACGGTGGCGCCATCCGGTATCCGGGTGTAGTTTACATAAAAATAGTTTTTTTGAGCGAACCCCGGGGGAAAGGCTATTCCGAGCAATCCTTGCTCGCCACCGGATAAGACTCGGTTGGCACCGGTACTACCAATGTCCAGGAAAGGGGTTGAAAGCAGAACACCGTTCTCAACAATTCGGATTCGTCCTGGTTGTTCGACAATGAACAACCTATTACTCCCGTCACCGGCATGCGTAATCTGTACAGGATTGGTCAACCCAGCAAATTTAAGGGACAGCGAAATAGCCGGAAAAGGGAAAGCCCCTTGGGCTTCCGCCTTTTTACCGGTCTGAGCCAGGGTCAAGGATAGTATTAGGCCAAGAAATAAAGTTTTACGGATGGACATCATTAACCCGATTTTCTGCTGGATTTCCTCTAACTTCATTAAAGTAACGAATAAAGCATCTCCAGGAAAAAACAATAGGACATAGAATGTATTTTGTTATCGTTGGGAGAGTATTTTAAAAAAGCCTCTTGCCCGTTTTGCAAAATATTATTATATTAAGCCTTCATGCCTCTATGGGGCGTCACCTTACCCCAGGACGGGGCTGAATCGCCATCAGCCGGTTGATGGATTTTTTACAAGTCCATCAAATTTAAACTTGAAGATAAAATTTGTAGAGGAAGGTTAACCGAACATCCATTATGAGAACACGGATCACGAAAAAAACCAATACCGCCGAAATCATCGCCATCGGATCGGAACTCCTTTTGGGGCAGATCCAGGATACCAATACGGCCTACCTGGCCGGACGGTTGCAGGAGATCGGGATCGAAGTGGCCTTTCAAACCATGGTCGGGGATGATCGTAAGCGGATGATTTCGGTCATCCGCCGGGCCTTGATGCGTTCCAAAATCATCATCACCTGCGGCGGGATCGGGCCCACCGAAGACGATTTGACCCGGGAAATCGTGGCCAGGGTCACCGGGAAAGAACTGGTCTTCCATCCCAAATTATTTAAGCTCATAAAGTCCTATTTTGACCAGGCCGGCTTTGTCATGGCCCCCAACAATCGCAAGCAGGCTTTCATCCCGGCCGGGGCCAGGGTCATTCCCAATCTCCAGGGGACAGCCCCGGGGTTCATGGTGGAAACAGAGGCCGGGAAGATTATCGGGGTCCTGCCTGGGGTCCCTCGGGAACTTAAGGCGATGATGCAGGACACGGTCATTCCCTTTTTAAAGAAAAAATTGGGGAAAGAAAAAGGGCTGATCGAATACCGGGTCCTCAAGGTCTGCGGCCTGGGCGAGAGCCGGGTGGATGAGCAGATCGGGGACCTTATTCGAGAAAGCAAAAATCCGGTCATCGGCCTTTTGGCCTCACCGGGGGAAATCCGGATTCGGATCACGGCCCGGGGACGGGATAAAAAGGAAACCCAAAGGCTGATCGCCGCCATGGAAGCCCGGATCCGGGCACGTTTGGGGGTCTTGATCTTCGGTTCCGGCGAGGAGACCCTGGAAGGGGTGACGGCCCGATTATTGGAAGAGAAACAAATTGCCCTGGGAATCGTGGAAACCTTTTCCGGGGGCAGGATCAGCCAAAGACTTAAGTCCACCGGATGCTTTTTTTATAAAGGGAGCCTGATCTTGGCCGCCGAGCCGGGATGGCCTGAACAAAAGGCTGTCCTTAAAAACGAAGCCCAAGCGCAATTTTTGGCGGAAAAAATAAGGGAATTCTTGACCTGCGAAATCGGCCTGGGGGTCTGGGTGGAAGGAGAACCGGGCGAACAAATCCTTTCAATGGCCCTGGCCGGGAAAAAGACAGGGACCTTTTCCCATCGGATCGGCGGGTTTGCCGAGTCCCTGCCGGACCGGGTGGCGGTCATGGCCCTGGACTGGTTGAGGAGGCAATTGTTACAGGGTTAATGATTAATGCGATTTGACTTTTTGGGCCACTGCCGCTATGCTTTCTAATGCTATGACCGCCAAGTCTCTCAATATCGGGATAATTTACGGAGGAATCAGCGAACAGAAGGCCGGAATGGATCACTATCTCCATCAGGTCCTTTTGACTATGAAAAGGATGGCTCCTGATCACCGTTATGTCCTGATCGATCACCGCCGACAGAAAACACCCTTTAAAGAGAAGTTTGAACAGGTTGTCCTGGACCTTCCCCGCTCTCCCATGCGGGTCACCCGCTGGAATCTGCAAATCGTACCTAATGTTTTATCCCAATTTGATCTGGTTTTTTCTCCCGGGCTCTACGGCCCGGTCCGAATTCCCAAGGGCGTGGCTTCGGTGATGGTCGTCCATGATTTGACGCGCTATCTCTTCCCCTATTTTTTTCCCTTTAATCCAACGCAAAAGCTATTGGATCTTCTTGCTTATCCGGCCATGCTGCGGCGTTATGATCATCTCCTGACTGTTTCAAGGGCCACCCGGCAAGATCTGATGACCCGTTTCAAAGTCCCGGAAGAAAAGATCACTGTGGCTTATCATGGGGCAGAGGAGGCCTTCCAACCGCAGGGCACTCCAACCGTAGAAGAATCCCTTTGGAAGTCCCATAAGCTGAAAAAACCTTTTATCCTTTTTCTGGGGACCCTGGAACCTCGGAAAAATATCCCCACCCTGCTTAAAGCCTTTGCCGGAATTCTGGATCGAATTCCCCATGACCTGGTCCTGGTCGGTCAAAAGGGCTGGAAATGGGAGCCCATTTTCCAGGAGATCAACAGGCTGGATCTTAAATCGAGGGTCCATTGGACCGGTTATGTTTCGGATTTGGATAGAGTGGTTTTTTACAATGCCGCTGATTTTATGGTCTTTCCAAGTTGGTATGAAGGGTTTGGCATGCCTTTGCTGGAGGCTATGCAATGCGGTTGTCCGGTGATTACCTCCAGGGTAAGCGCCATGCCCGAGGTGGTGGGTGAGGCCGGGTTGCTGATCGACCCCGGCCGGATTGAGGAGTTGCAAACGGCCATGCTCCGTCTGGTGCAGGAGCCCGGGCTGGCAGAAAAATTGAGGAAGGCCGGGTTGGAACAAGCCCGAAAATTTTCCTGGGAAACCTCAGCCAGGTTGACTTTAGAGGTGTTTGAAAAGATATATTTAGCTCAAAGCTCAAAGCTGAAAGCTCAAAGGTAAAATGAAAGTCGCATTCATCGGAGACCGTTTAGGCCTGGCTACGGGTGGAAATTTATATGTTTCCCGGGTGGCCGAAGAATTGGCTGCTTTAGGGGTTGAGGTGACCCTGATCACTCTGGTCCCTCCCCGGGACATCTCCTGGTCATCAAATCTCCGCATCATTTCCGAGACCGTGGATTTTTCCTTTGGCCAAAGGCCCGCTAAAGACCGGATTAAAATTTTTTTCCATTCCAGATGGGCTGCAGTTACCCAATTAAAAAAATTAGTCCGGGAACCTTATGATATCCTGTACTCCGTAGGCGGA encodes the following:
- a CDS encoding PQQ-dependent sugar dehydrogenase: MMSIRKTLFLGLILSLTLAQTGKKAEAQGAFPFPAISLSLKFAGLTNPVQITHAGDGSNRLFIVEQPGRIRIVENGVLLSTPFLDIGSTGANRVLSGGEQGLLGIAFPPGFAQKNYFYVNYTRIPDGATVVARYFVTANPNLANPAIEEVILTIPQPFANHNGGQLAFSPVDGFLYIGMGDGGSGCDPFNNGQTPGTLLGKMLRIDVEAGIAPYAVPSTNPFVNTPGFLPEIWALGLRNPFRFSFDRLTGNLFIGDVGQNAFEEIDFQPFTSAGGENYGWNVMEGFHFSFDLSGCSPPCLQTSSCNQAGLSLPVVEYDHGQGCSVIGGFVYRGNLHPRMQGIYFYGDFCTGRIWGLRLSGPVWENSLLFTAPFTISSFGEDEAGELYLTDYVAGDIYQITVPATKDFDGDGKADILWRHTGGAVAFWLMDGLTITAVGIPAVVGNDWQINGIGDLNGDGRADILWRHTAGAVAIWLMNGLTVAAVGVPAVIGNDWQINGVGDLNGDGRADILWRHTAGAVAIWLMNGLTITAVGVPAVIGNDWQINGVGDFNGDGRADIFWRHTGGAVALWLMNGLTITTVGIPEVVGNDWQING
- a CDS encoding CinA family nicotinamide mononucleotide deamidase-related protein, with translation MRTRITKKTNTAEIIAIGSELLLGQIQDTNTAYLAGRLQEIGIEVAFQTMVGDDRKRMISVIRRALMRSKIIITCGGIGPTEDDLTREIVARVTGKELVFHPKLFKLIKSYFDQAGFVMAPNNRKQAFIPAGARVIPNLQGTAPGFMVETEAGKIIGVLPGVPRELKAMMQDTVIPFLKKKLGKEKGLIEYRVLKVCGLGESRVDEQIGDLIRESKNPVIGLLASPGEIRIRITARGRDKKETQRLIAAMEARIRARLGVLIFGSGEETLEGVTARLLEEKQIALGIVETFSGGRISQRLKSTGCFFYKGSLILAAEPGWPEQKAVLKNEAQAQFLAEKIREFLTCEIGLGVWVEGEPGEQILSMALAGKKTGTFSHRIGGFAESLPDRVAVMALDWLRRQLLQG
- a CDS encoding glycosyltransferase family 4 protein; its protein translation is MTFWATAAMLSNAMTAKSLNIGIIYGGISEQKAGMDHYLHQVLLTMKRMAPDHRYVLIDHRRQKTPFKEKFEQVVLDLPRSPMRVTRWNLQIVPNVLSQFDLVFSPGLYGPVRIPKGVASVMVVHDLTRYLFPYFFPFNPTQKLLDLLAYPAMLRRYDHLLTVSRATRQDLMTRFKVPEEKITVAYHGAEEAFQPQGTPTVEESLWKSHKLKKPFILFLGTLEPRKNIPTLLKAFAGILDRIPHDLVLVGQKGWKWEPIFQEINRLDLKSRVHWTGYVSDLDRVVFYNAADFMVFPSWYEGFGMPLLEAMQCGCPVITSRVSAMPEVVGEAGLLIDPGRIEELQTAMLRLVQEPGLAEKLRKAGLEQARKFSWETSARLTLEVFEKIYLAQSSKLKAQR